The Oryza brachyantha chromosome 7, ObraRS2, whole genome shotgun sequence genomic interval aaatacattaacattatttttacataataAATATAGTGTAATTGTGATGTATCTTATACATAATTtgcttataattatttttctttaaaaaatgtgaaataGCATAGTGGTTATCGTGGCACGACCTAAAATTATGACTATTAGTATATTAGTATAAATGTAGTGTTTGTAGTCTATGCATATAAGCCTTGAATGCATTAACATAGTGGCTGTTCGTTTAGCGGCAATAGATTATAACAcctttatcttttcatttatatgtatgtataagcaaaatttaaatttttaatctcaaatttagagttgatttgaatttttttatcataatttacttTTTAGCTTTGACTTTCAGATTGCTAAGAGCACGTACgtaaaaagttttactcacatattttttttacaaataagccattttattttttctatgaaaaaaccGAAAAAATGACCTCCTAAATTGAACTCATAATTCGAGCAGTCGTTAAACTAACTCTCTGCATACATGCAATTCCTATTACACATAGACTGATAGACTGCATACATACGGGCATTTGGATTTCGATTTTTCTTCAGCTCAGTGAAAAAAAGTACGGAGTAATACGTAGGAGATCTTTTTAAGTTTAGggagaaaaaacaattaaggggctggaacaaaaataaaatagatctaTGGACCTAACTGCAAAATCTTCCATAATGAGTTAATGACCGAGCCGAAccttaaaatatactactgTTGAGCTCACCCATATCAGGCGGGACCCATCCAAGCTTCTCGCTAACACGATCCCATGCTCTTCTtccatcgccgtcgtcatcgtcatcaGCAAATGCAGCTCGCACACAcatccttttcttctcctccatgGCAACCTCGATCCAATTCCATCCTCGTGCGGCCGGGCAGCAAGCACATGTGCTAGACCTTGCAGGTGTCGCCGCGATCGTCTAGAGCTCTAGATAGACCAAACCACCAGGGCAGCAAGAGCAAAGCTAGCTTGGCTTGCCTTGCCATGGAGGTGATCCTTCTTGTTGCCTTGCCTTGACATCACCGAGAAAACACCATGGGATCAGGCAGCGCCTTCTCCTGGTTGCCTTGcttgcatggccatggccgcAGGGGCACGTCGTGTGCGGCAGCGTGCGTTATGCTTGTGGCGTTGGTGATCTTGGCGGTGGTTTCCGTGGATCCCAGGGCACAAGCTTCCTGGTTCTTGCTTTCTACCTCGGCTGCTCCAGCTGGCTCTGCTGCCTCCTTGCGTCAGCcgagtggtggtggttggggcggcaatggcggcggcggcggcggtgagcaCCTCCTGGTCACCTCTAGTAGCTTCGGCGGTGGCGCTCGTCGTGGCAGGAACAGCACGAGCAAGGAGGTGCTGTTccagggaggcggcggcgttgaTGGTACGgcatcggcggcgccggcgttgaTCGTCAGCTCTATCTCCGGCGACGTCGTGTCGCCGTCCCGTGTGGCcgtcgcgccggcggcggcggaacctacaatggcgccggcgccggcgccagcccCGGCTCTGGTAAGCTTTGTCCTGAATTAACACGGCCATTTCCATTTTCTACGTGTTTTCGTAATACTCTATTTTGGTTTCGTTATTCTGTGctaataatctgaaaaaaaaccatgcaACCGCGAATGttatttccttcttttttttaatgatttttaggctttatttatgtgttatTAATTCCTTTAATTTGAGCACATATGTTTGGTTTTGCATGCAAACTTACCGCTTACACAtttttttgattaaattttgggtAATCAGTTAATGTGAGGATGCCAAGTTCGCTCACACAATTGATGGAAGTGCAGTTAATTATACCCATTTTGGCATTTTGTCCTGTAGCAGGTAGCACCGGTCAATTTCTGCTCTAGATAGTTGATAAGACCTCTGTTGAGACTTTGACCACgacattaatttctttattcataatatatataatcaacaaATACGAAATTAAGCTGATGCAGGATGTATTTCCAAATATGAATTCATTGGTATATATATGCCACTAAACATGTAGTATGTTGTTAATTATTAGTCAAAAAGTATAAATGTTGACTTTTCCAAATAGGTACActgtcttttatttttccaagggggtaaattaattaacagtTCCATTTGTAAAATCGGATATATTAGCACTAAGGAAAACAAGACATTCTTTATTTGGTGAGAGAGGAAAAGACAACCGAGATGTTCTTATCTTGGCACAGAGAAAAGATTAAGGATCAAGGAAGACATATTCTTCATTCTCACTCATTCTCATGGCTTGACATGTGTGCAGAAAGTTTTGGATCTTCCCTACTTTCAGGTTAAGAGGGGACCACAGAAGATTGGACCTGTTACACACCCTAAACTTAAGAGCATCACCAACAAATGcccaatatgatttttattttcaaaattttggatttgatGGTGAAAAGCTATCTCTAAAAGTTGCCCTAAAAGTAATATATTCatgtcttaaaatataattagaagTTATATAAACACAATTTTGATACACAGTTTTTGGGCATCTGTTGATCATGCTCTGAGAATTGGAAACACAATTAATTACCGTAGGCCTCTCGAATTTACAGACCAAACAAGCAAAACTTTGCATGGACAGAATTGCCAGAGTGTTTTATCTGAAGAAAAATGTGAGCTTGCCATTCCTATTCTGATGCCTTTTGAAACGAATTTTGTGTGGCAGGAATGGGGTGTtggtgatgctgctgctgctggtagtGCAGACGATAATATCATTCAGGTAACGCCGCAAGTGCAGAGAAGAAGGGATGCAAAATTAGAGCGATTAGAACTCGGTCTTGCGAAAGCTCGGGCAGCGATAAGGGAAGCCATCAAGAACAAGGAGAAACTGCCCCCATTGCCTGACAAAGATTATGTGCCAGTTGGGCCAATCTACAGAAATGCCTATGCATTTCACAGGTACCCAATGACTCTCTCTAGTTCATCTCATTGCTCTCACTTGTGTGAAGTGACGAGCCATGTAATTCTTCTGGGTGAAATCATGTTTAATTGACACTTGGAATGCCACTGGTCCAGTGGTTCTGAACTTAGGTggccattttttttgttgcttttaCAAGAATTAAGTGATATGatttattaacgattaaaatataatttatggccatctaaaaacaaatgatggaaaataaactacactgaaagaactccaaaatcacctctaaatttatgttttaaaattcgaattttatcttatctctgctacttaaaaataatgaaGTTGTTCATCCTCTTTCAACGCTATGTCACGCAAAAACCACAGGTTCTAGAAAAAtcagaagagaaaaataagtagcttcttatttttaaaaaccgtTCCTTTCTAGTATCTTAGATACTaggagatactaaattttatatagaaaataatagagGTCGTACCTCCTAGTACCTTCTcagtaccttctcaagaatgAGAGGGAGCTTAATCTGTTGTTCCATTTATCTGGCAGGAGCTACCTGGAGATGGAGAAGCTGTTCAAGGTGTACGTGTACGAGGAAGGCGAGCCGCCGGTGTTCCACGACGGGCCGTGCCGCAGCATCTACTCGACGGAGGGGAGGTTCATCTACGCGATGGAGGCGGAGAGCCGGATGCGCACGAgggacgccggcgaggcgcaCGCCTTCTTCCTCCCGTTCAGCGTCGTCAAGATGGTGAAGACGATCTACGAGCCCCGCTCGCGCGACATGGCGCCGCTGCGGCGGACCGTCTCGGACTACATCGACGTGGTGGCGGCCAGGCACCCGCACTGGAACCGCAGCCTTGGGGCGGACCACTTCATGCTCTCCTGCCATGACTGGGTAAGCAACTACTACTTTGAACTAGCAATAGACCGTTGTAGTCAGGGTTTGCGTTATCGCCGAGGTCTTTGAAACCGTCGTCCGGGGTTTGTATTATCGCCGAGGCGTTTGAAACCGTCGTCCGGCAGAGCACGATTATCGTGGTTTTTGACGGTTTTATGTAACGGTAACCGTGGTTTCGCGGCTAGCGTATTATCGGTTTTGGAAAACCTGGTTATAATTTTGTAGTGCTTAATGAGTTTGTCAAAAGTATTTGCGTATGCAAGGAAAATCAACTGACTTGCCATTTGAAGGAATATAATGCACACTGGGTAGTATCATATTTAATCcttctttatataaaaaggaTGTACTAACTCCATCCAGAAATATGGTGCAAAGTTTGATTGTTTAAAAACAAGCTTTGACAGTATATTTCTCTAACATTATTCTGTCTACGGttacaaaatcataataaCTAGTACAAAAGTACATTCGAACATGAATCCAACAACTTTCCTTAAATATTATCTTTGACGACACATATGCATTacctccatatttttcttttacttatgcttataattagagttaattttagagtttttttttaccaaaatgtgtttttggtattaacttttagatcactaagaaatATTCAGATAATTGTTGGTTttattcctaaattattttttgtttgcaaatatgtcatcatATAATCGCTGATTTTGTGCCCAGGGGCCGTACGTGTCGGCGGCGAATGTCCATCTCTTCTCCAACTCCATCAGGGTGCTCTGCAACGCCAACACGTCGGAGGGGTTCGACCCGTCGAGGGACGTCTCCCTGCCGGAGATCAACCTGCGGAGCGACGCCGTGGGCGGCCAGGTGGGCGggccgtcggcgtcgcggcggccgATCCTCGCcttcttcgccggcggcggcgaccacggCCCCGTCCGGCCGCTGCTGCTGAAGCACTGGGGCAGGGGGCAGGACGCCGACGTGCAGGTGAGCGAGTacctccccggccgccgcggcggggcgTCGTCGTACACGGACATGATGCGGCGGAGCAGGTTCTGCCTGTGCCCGAGCGGGTACGAGGTGGCGAGCCCCCGGGTGGTGGAGGCCATCTACCTGGAGTGCGTCCCCGTGGTGATCGGCGACGACTACGCGCTGCCGTTCGCCGACGTGCTCAACTGGCCGGCGTTCTCGGTGCGCGTCGCGGTGGGGGACATCCCGCGGCTGAAGGagatcctcgccgccgtgtcgcCGCGGCAGTACATACGGATGCAGCGGCGGGTGAGGGCCGTGCGCCGCCACTTCATGgtcagcgacggcgcgccgcggcggttCGACGTGTTCCACATGATCCTCCACTCCGTCTGGCTCAGGAGGCTCAACGTCAgggtcgtcgcgccgccggcgtgaaCGGAGACGATGACGACCACCGCGGTGGGATGGGATCCGTCGGTGGCTCACGCGTCgatttgcttgcttgcttcttGGTTTTCTACGTCCTGTGAAGGGCTCGTTTGATGCAATTTGATGTGTACATTttcatctcttcttcttctttgcaaatgtgtaaattttgatcacTTCCTCTTTGCAAATGTGTAAATTTTGATCGCTTGGACAAACTTTGAGTTTGTATTCCTCTTCTACTTAAAATCAGAGTATCAGAGTTGTCTGTTCTTTTCTCTATCATACGTCATGCAAAAGCCATTGCATCTAAAAAGTAACAATGAAAataaagtgtttttttaaagaaaaccgtttcttttatctataagCATGTTCATTATTAGTTGTACTAAATGATACAGCGCACTggttaaaaacaaaatgttgGTAGAGTGGTTGTGTATAGTTGAATTGCAGGAAGTATCGGATAAGTCTAATcgtctcaattttttttaagccaCAATTAtatgaagatatatatatatatatatagtcagaGAGATGATTGTGGACATGTGGGCCTCACTTTATGGGACTACGTATTAGCTACGGAATCCCTCTAACTTTTACGTCAGACGATCTCCTTtctccaataaaaagtacaaTGAGTTCTATACAACAGTGTATGATTAAACACCAGAGAATGCTTTCACGAGTTTTAaagaaactctaaaatttgatGGACGGCTGAGATGTTCGCTCGGAACAGGTCAACAGGACACAGAGCAGTTGACGCCAACTTGACAGGCGCGCCGCCTGGAAACATGTcctctaaattattttcaatggctgacacgtgggccccatTTCTTCCTagccacctgtcagtgacctgCGTAGGAGACTCATCCGCGCGGCCCACGTGCTGTGCTGGCGTGGGCCTCACCTGCCACGTCAGGCCCAGGCCAGCACCGGTTGTTTGTTCCGATAGGCACgagctcgccgctgccgccgccgccgcctcctcctcctccggtggggcccgccggcgccggcgcgaggGGGTACAAATAGGACGCGTCACTGCACAGGTCAGCATCAGCCAGCCTCTcccgctccgctccgctccactccactcccctcctccgctccccaATCCAACCACCCCCGAACAACCGGAGCACGCGCCACCCGCCGTCGGCGACCGATGCTgcgcgccgccctcctccgctcaGGTAGGTCGCCCCGGTCCTCCTCCTACCTGCCTCGCCCTGCCTCGCCGTTCCGGCTCCGTTGACGCTTTCTCGGCCTCCCACGCGCAGCCTCCGGcgtccgccggccgccgaTGGCCGCGCcgctctccaccgccgccgcctccgcctccgcctccgcctcgtgGCTATCTGACAGCGCCTCGTCGTCTCCGGTACGCACCCGCTACTCTTCCATTCACCATCTGCGTGACACCGCGCGGGTTGCGCTCGTCGTCCGTACGGCTGACtggtctctccctccctccctcctgcgCAGCCTAAGGTCCGCCTCCTCATCGGCGGGGAGTTCGTCGAGTCGCGGGCCGACGAGCACGTCGACGTCACCAACCCGGTAAGCCTccctgatcgatcgatttttGAGTTGGATGTGAGCAATCGTGAGCTGATCAATCGGGAGCTGTCAGCTGTGGACATGCGACCATAACTCTCTCTGGATGTGAGCAGGCGACGCAGGAAGTCGTGTCGCGGATCCCCCTCACCACCTCCGACGAGTTCAAGGCCGCCGTGGACGCCGCCAGGACCGCCTTCCCTGGGTGGCGCAACACGCCAGTCACCACGCGGCAGCGCATCATGTTCAAGTACCAGGAGCTCATCCGGGCCAATATGGTAATGAGTAGTCGGAGAAGCTTCGGGAGGAATCGGAGAAGCTTCTGTTAATGCTATAGGGTGGCTCATGAAATTGTGATCGTCGTCTTTGGTGATGACAGGATAAGCTGGCAGAGAACATTACAACCGAACAGGGGAAGACGCTGAAGGATGCTTGGGGAGATGTATTCCGTGGGCTAGGTTGGTTTTCAGACCATTATAGTACTTGGATTCACTGCTTTGATTAGATAGTGATAACCTCAACATTTCAAATCTACGAGTACTCCATAAGTTTTCTGAATCTACTTTTCGATTAGAATAGGTAATTCTACTATATGTATAACATTTACCAACCACAGTTGGGCGGCCTCCTTTTGGCCATCCCGGCGAAAACATTTACCAACCACAGGTCCTGGATGATCTTGGTAATAGCAGGGCAGGTTATCGTTATGAATGCAGTAAAAACATGATTCTCTATTCCAAATATCCTCCAGGTTGCACAACTTGCCAGTTTGACTACTATTATTTCCTTGTAGCCCACAAGCAGTCTACCCCTAATTTGTTCTTATTTCAATGAAATGTTATGTTTTCTTTGGCTTGACTGTTAGTTACAAGATTTGATTTACTCTTGATCTTGCAGAGGTGGTGGAACATGCTTGTGGAATGGGGACACTACAGATGGGTGAATATGTATCTAATGTTTCTAACGGGATCGACACCTTTAGCATTAGGGAGCCACTTGGTGTGTGTGCTGGAATATGTCCTTTCAATTTTCCAGCTATGATTCCCCTATGGGTATGCAGTTTAACTTCTTAACATCAAATTTTGTTCTTACAACTCTTAGCACAATTATCAGTATACCATGCAATGCATCTCACTTTAGTCAATAGGACATGATTATCATTTCAGTTGTTTCATTTGTCTCTTTGGCTGCAGATGTTCCCAATAGCAGTCACTTGCGGCAATACTTTCGTTCTAAAGCCATCAGAAAAAGATCCAGGTGCTTTGCTTTATCATCATACTTTTACAAGTTTTTCACTACAATTTTTTCGCTGTCAAAAGCTAAAAccagaaaaatatatggtggAATGCTTACCGAGATAGTGATATTATCATCAATACTATTCTTTGTAATTATTTGTTAGTACTTCAGGGGCTGCTATGATGCTTGCGGAGCTAGCAATGGAGGCTGGTTTACCAAAGGGTGTGCTGAACATTGTTCATGGTACCCATGTATGGCATCCTTTCTGACTCCTCTTCCtttattttccaatttttGGGCTGGAtactagattaattagtttgttgtGCACTGTTGGGGCCTACTGTTGCCACAACACAAATGAATATTTGATGATTGGTATTTTCTGGTTGATGTGGCACAATACTTCCCTTCCTTGTAACACTAGCAAAACAAATTTCCTTGAAACTTAACTGTAACCTTTCTTACTTTTGTAGGGACTGTTTGGTCTTCATGGCTATATGATATTGTTCTGTGCTGCTAAACATTCATGAATCTGTTCTTGTGTTGCTTCTATGTTCTGATTTTACCTTATTTCAGGAGGTTGTCAACAATATTTGCGATGACGAGGACATTAAGGCAGTTTCCTTTGTTGGTTCCAATACAGTAAGGGGATTCAATAATCTCTATTTCTTAAGTTGTGGTACACTTTTACGTCAATCATCTCAGATATTCTGCTCTGCATAATATTTGCCAATCTGGTCTACATCCTATGCTGTTTCAGTCTTTGGGCCATCAACTAGGCCAACGCATTCTCACAAGCTTCTATATGTTACAGATCTTTTCAATCTTGTATTTCATGCATGATACCAGCATCTTTCTGTACCCTTTTTTCCCTCAAAGCTAGCCTTCTTTCAGCAGATGATATAATTATGATATCTATCTCTTTCAGGCTGGTATGCACATATATTCTAGAGCATCTGCAAAAGGGAAGCGTGTTCAGGTTAGTTTGCATCTGTTCCTGACATTCTGCAGAACCttttctaaaaacaatttCTGCCTTTTGTGTTGTAAGCctccaaaaattattttgtttatttacagTCTAATATGGGTGCAAAGAATCATGCCATTATCCTTCCTGATGCTGACCGAGATGCCACATTGAATGCCCTTATTGCTGCTGGTTTTGGTGCTGCTGGGCAAAGGTGTATGGCATTGAGCACTGCTGTTTTTGTTGGAGGTTCAGAGCCATGGTATAGTTCTGTCCTGTTTGTTAGACATTTCTTCAGGTTAATACCTGACATTACTATTGGAGTAGAAAATAACCATTATCTTGTTGTAGGGAGGATGAACTAGTCAAACGGGCAAGCAGCCTTGTTGTTAATTCAGGAATGGCTAGTGATGCTGACCTTGGTCCAGTGATCAGCAAACAGGTTTACTTCTGGACACATGCTATTTGCATTTTCCTGCTTGGGGGACAATAGTGGTACTAACTTCAGGGACTGTCTCCACATGGGctgacttttttctttcagaaaaGAATGTATTAACTTCCAATATAAAGGAATATTTCTCTTGGTGGTACAATTTGAACTTCATATATCTTTAAAAGTTAACTGGTGGCGAAACAGAAGCCTCACCATTTTAGACCTTCAGATAGATTGCCCATTTCATGTTCTTGAAATTGGATCTAGCCTTGTTTGTTTGGGCATATTAGCCAGCTTATAACCTAACGAGCATAACGCCCAAAAAGCACTCAGCTTTTCAATTCAGTATTTCTTTGAGTCATAAGCCACATTTGCACCAATAAGCCAAAAACTCGATTCGTGTACCTTTGTTGAATTTTGTGAAGAGGAGCTCTGATTCTGCCCTTGAACTTATGGGATGAAATGCATGGGCCTCTATACTACAAAAGCCAAATAGTTAGCTAAAAGCCTAAGGTGAAACAAAAAGAGCCTAAATCATCTTTTTTAGCGATGAAATGgtttttgatttgatttcaAGTAACCTAAATATGAAGCCGAATCCTGGTTGTACTGTCCTCTTGTAGCATTGAACAAGATTTCTGCTCCCTCGAAAACTAGGAAATGGTTTTCTAATCATGTATAGACACTTTGACTACTTTAGAGGCTACTTTTGTACCTACAGTTATCCTAATGTGAGCTTCTTTTGGTTATTATGTTGGATGGATGATGAACATTTTGTCCTTTATGACCATGATTTCTACTTTGAATCCGCCACACATGCACTTAACATCCCTCGATTTCAAGAGTGTTAACATTATGCAGCCAAGTAGTTGTAAGGTTCTATGGGTTCGATCTTGTCTACTTCATGAATGAACCTCTTATTTTGAGATTGATTTCTGTCCTCAGTTTAGTTCAGAAGCCCAGACAATAAAGTGATTTTAGCAAATGCAATTGTATTTGGAATTCAAAAATGCTGCTTCAGTTTTTCTAGTTATGCTGAAACTGTTGTTGCATTCTATAGATTTCTGGAAATGTTATTGCCTTATGTGGTTTGGTTGATTACAAGTTCCAACTAGTACTTTGGATACACCCACCTTTTTTGGAGGCTACTTTATCGTAAATCTGgatttataacattttttacctttttattttttttttcaatggcTCCTCATTTAACAGTTTACTATTAACAGGCTAAGGAACGTATCTGCAAGTTAGTCCAAAGTGGTGCCGACAATGGTGCTCGTCTGCTGCTTGATGGGAGAGATATTTTGGTAGTTTTAATTCAGTTTTTTCCACACATGTAACTGTCCTATATCCTTATGCAACAGAGCATAATAGTGCTAAAATTTTCAGGTTCCTAACTTCGAGAATGGTAATTTTGTTGGTCCAACAATTCTGGCTGATGTTAAAGGTGACATGGAATGTTACAAGGTATTATTCTAGGATCCATTTACCATTTTGAACTCTGCACTAGCACTAATTTTTATGTCAAAATAACGAGCACTAATATTTCTTTATCAAAGAGTCATGAAAGTTAagttaaaaaggaaaaaaggagtCATGGAAGCAAGGCTGTATTCTTAGCCTCCTGCAAAGCTATTTGTGGATTAGTGCCATCTGTGTTTAAAAAAGTGAAACATGGAACACATTCAAGGATATattgttttcaaattaaagTGCTCTCACGGgatgcatttttatttttgaagtaGTATATTTAACTGATGCTTTTCAAAAGAATTATGATACTTACTCGAGACCAATGCAATTTACAACCCAAAATAGGGAAATGGTAAAGTGGCTACTCTGCTTGCTGCATTTCCATATAAATGCATCACAATCAAATTTCAGTATTGCTCAGTTTCCCCAATTTTAACTTGTAAAAACTGGTCCCATCAAGGAGATCGTCCTCAATGCTGTGGCTGACCTTCATTCGTTGTCCTAGAGTTGTTTCTTCCTCTGCCTCCTAATTGCCAATAAGCTATCACAAATGGCACAAATACCTGATGTGTAACATGTATCTATTCTTTCTATATAGTTGTTACCCACTAAGAAGCATTAAATCCTACAAAGCAAGATATGCACAAAGCCACCTACCTCATTAGAAATTCTTTGCCATTGGATCATATTAGTACAAAGATAGCAGCCGTTGGATTAAGAAGTTAATATCTATAGGATGAgtactagaaaaaaattacattctGGGGATTAATATTCACTGCTTAATATCAGGTCCTTGAAAAAGTAGATTAAAAAAGTTGCtttatacatttttatattttaatggaccttacaaaatttgaaacaGGAGGAGATTTTTGGTCCAGTCCTTCTCTTGATGAAGGTATGCAAAGTTGTTTCCGTCGCCCTGCACCATAAAAGATGTACACTGCTAACCATGTTCTCCATTACAGGCCGAGAGCCTAGATGATGCCATCCAAATTGTGAACAGAAACAAGTAGCACTTTTTCCCTCGTTTGTTCAACTGTACAAATAGTCCTGTCTGAGCGCACATTAtagttttgaatttattttccatgttTCTGTGTTTCAGGTATGGAAATGGAGCTTCCATATTTACCACGTCTGGTGTCTCTGCAAGGAAATTTCAAACAGACATTGAAGCTGGCCAGGTAGCACATAGTCACTTACAGTACGCAAACATTTCATGTATGCTAACTAGGATAGGGAGGGTCTCAGATAacagttttggagaaaaatatgagaattAAAGTAATAACTATAATAATCCTATGTGGTTGCTAACTAAGGCAAATTCAAACATGTATATGAGGTGGGAAGGGCTCTGAGTCCAGCTCGGAGTGTTTTTCTGGGAGCAGAAGAATGAAACTAAATCTCACTCATGCAATTGATATATCTATCCGCACGCTGAGCTAACCCGCACAAGATGCATTGTTCACAATTTGTTGTCCCCTTTGCAGGTGGGCATCAACGTGCCGATTCCCGTACCCCTGCCGTTCTTCTCCTTCACCGGCAGCAAAGCCTCCTTCGCAGGAGACTTGAATTTCTACGGTAAGAGACCCTATCAGCACTGCCAAGCTAACCTCACTCCGATCCTTTCTCAGCAATTGCAATTGGGCTCAAAGCTGTATCGATCATGGCCTGCAGGCAAGGCGGGCGTGCAGTTCTTCACCCAGATCAAGACGATCACGCAGCAGTGGAAGGAGTCGCCGGCTCAGCGCGTCTCCCTCTCCATGCCCACCTCCCAGAAGTGAGGTGAAACTCAACTTATTTGTTCTCCTTTTATTTGTCCACCTCTGGAAATAGACCCATGTACCGATGTGAAGTGAAACAGAACAATAATTGGGTAGGCGCGGGATGCCATGGCAATAAAAGTAGCTAGTTAATAAGTCTCTTTCCTTGCATGCATCATTTCAGTCGCTTGCTAAATTGGATTATCGATCTATTGATGTGTAAGCGTCTGCGTTTGGTGATGAAACCACTCATACAATATGTGGCTACTGAAACGCTCCCTAAACCTTCAGCAAAGTAGTACCTAGCATagtaaggccgtgttcggctaaGGGTTGTTTACCCGACACGGAAATATAGtaataattagtccatgattaactaattattagttataaaaaaataaaatagattatataaatttttaaaacaatttttgtatagaaaattttcgtaaaagcacaccatttaacagtttagAAAGCatacgcgtgaaaaacgagagaatttGGGTTAGTAGTAGTGGGGAACGAACGGGGCCTAAGTAGGCaatacattgatatattgtcaaaaatattttgtatgtttttataaacttgaccAAACTTATAGAAGTTTGAATTAGCAAAATGCCAAGTGACATAAAATAAAACGGTGGGAGTAACTTACACAAAAGGAGGGATATCTAGCAAGgacaaaattatgaaaaaaaaagagggataACTAGCAAGGACAAGATTATGAACACATACTTTGTAATGTAAAGTATGAAGATAATCCTTATTTGCTCAGATGTTTGCATCTTCATAATTGGCGCAACGGAGGCATTTGCGCATCATGTCCATCCAGAACTGGCACAGATTTATCTCTCACTCGTGTTTATGAAGTCACTGCAAGAACAATAATATATcatgagggaaaaaaaaaccagcaCAACCC includes:
- the LOC102710137 gene encoding probable glycosyltransferase At5g03795; this encodes MGSGSAFSWLPCLHGHGRRGTSCAAACVMLVALVILAVVSVDPRAQASWFLLSTSAAPAGSAASLRQPSGGGWGGNGGGGGGEHLLVTSSSFGGGARRGRNSTSKEVLFQGGGGVDGTASAAPALIVSSISGDVVSPSRVAVAPAAAEPTMAPAPAPAPEWGVGDAAAAGSADDNIIQVTPQVQRRRDAKLERLELGLAKARAAIREAIKNKEKLPPLPDKDYVPVGPIYRNAYAFHRSYLEMEKLFKVYVYEEGEPPVFHDGPCRSIYSTEGRFIYAMEAESRMRTRDAGEAHAFFLPFSVVKMVKTIYEPRSRDMAPLRRTVSDYIDVVAARHPHWNRSLGADHFMLSCHDWGPYVSAANVHLFSNSIRVLCNANTSEGFDPSRDVSLPEINLRSDAVGGQVGGPSASRRPILAFFAGGGDHGPVRPLLLKHWGRGQDADVQVSEYLPGRRGGASSYTDMMRRSRFCLCPSGYEVASPRVVEAIYLECVPVVIGDDYALPFADVLNWPAFSVRVAVGDIPRLKEILAAVSPRQYIRMQRRVRAVRRHFMVSDGAPRRFDVFHMILHSVWLRRLNVRVVAPPA
- the LOC102710422 gene encoding methylmalonate-semialdehyde dehydrogenase [acylating], mitochondrial; translation: MLRAALLRSASGVRRPPMAAPLSTAAASASASASWLSDSASSSPPKVRLLIGGEFVESRADEHVDVTNPATQEVVSRIPLTTSDEFKAAVDAARTAFPGWRNTPVTTRQRIMFKYQELIRANMDKLAENITTEQGKTLKDAWGDVFRGLEVVEHACGMGTLQMGEYVSNVSNGIDTFSIREPLGVCAGICPFNFPAMIPLWMFPIAVTCGNTFVLKPSEKDPGAAMMLAELAMEAGLPKGVLNIVHGTHEVVNNICDDEDIKAVSFVGSNTAGMHIYSRASAKGKRVQSNMGAKNHAIILPDADRDATLNALIAAGFGAAGQRCMALSTAVFVGGSEPWEDELVKRASSLVVNSGMASDADLGPVISKQAKERICKLVQSGADNGARLLLDGRDILVPNFENGNFVGPTILADVKGDMECYKEEIFGPVLLLMKAESLDDAIQIVNRNKYGNGASIFTTSGVSARKFQTDIEAGQVGINVPIPVPLPFFSFTGSKASFAGDLNFYGKAGVQFFTQIKTITQQWKESPAQRVSLSMPTSQK